One genomic segment of Kocuria rhizophila DC2201 includes these proteins:
- a CDS encoding alanine/glycine:cation symporter family protein: MLDAIQNLLDAVDGVVWGPFILMPLLLGTGIYLTARLAGLQVTKLIPALRLALFERKDKDAPGGDVSQFQALTTALAATVGTGNIVGVATAISVGGPGALFWMWVTGILGMASKYSEAFLGVRFRARDAKGEISGGPQYYLFRGIPNGFGKFLSLFFAVAAVLASFGIGNMTQGNSISANVESSFGVPVWVTGLVLAVLTLLVLVGGIKSIGKVTSALVPVMIIFYVLGALFILVVNLDAVPAAFATIFTTAFTGHAAVGGFAGSAIIIVVQMGVARGIFSNESGMGSAAIAAAAAQTTHPVRQGLVSMTQTFIDTIIVVTCTGLVIVTTGVWEQGKDFAATMTGDAFSHGLPGGWGHLIVTVGLVLFAYSTILGWAYYGERCMERLFGRGAVMPYRVFFSAVVFVGCSVPLAIVWSFADLMNGLMAIPNLIGLLILSGLVARETKHYLRNDPHLRADKLQIDGFMDGRPGAIDSYVLPQSAASGGVR, translated from the coding sequence ATGCTCGATGCGATCCAGAACCTCCTCGACGCCGTGGACGGCGTCGTCTGGGGGCCCTTCATCCTCATGCCGCTGCTGCTCGGCACCGGCATCTACCTCACCGCCCGACTCGCCGGGCTGCAGGTCACCAAGCTGATCCCCGCGCTGCGGCTCGCGCTGTTCGAGCGCAAGGACAAGGACGCCCCCGGCGGGGACGTCTCCCAGTTCCAGGCCCTGACCACCGCGCTCGCCGCGACCGTGGGCACCGGCAACATCGTGGGCGTGGCCACCGCCATCTCCGTGGGCGGGCCCGGCGCCCTGTTCTGGATGTGGGTCACCGGCATCCTCGGCATGGCCTCCAAGTACTCGGAGGCGTTCCTGGGCGTGCGCTTCCGCGCGCGGGACGCCAAGGGCGAGATCTCGGGCGGCCCGCAGTACTACCTGTTCCGCGGCATCCCCAACGGCTTCGGCAAGTTCCTGTCCCTGTTCTTCGCCGTGGCTGCCGTGCTGGCCTCGTTCGGCATCGGGAACATGACCCAGGGCAACTCCATCTCCGCCAACGTGGAGTCCTCGTTCGGCGTGCCCGTGTGGGTCACCGGCCTGGTGCTCGCCGTGCTGACCCTGCTGGTGCTCGTGGGCGGCATCAAGTCCATCGGCAAGGTCACCTCCGCGCTCGTGCCCGTGATGATCATCTTCTACGTGCTCGGCGCGCTGTTCATCCTGGTGGTCAACCTCGACGCCGTCCCGGCGGCCTTCGCCACCATCTTCACCACCGCGTTCACCGGCCACGCGGCCGTGGGCGGCTTCGCGGGCTCGGCCATCATCATCGTGGTGCAGATGGGTGTGGCCCGCGGGATCTTCTCCAACGAGTCCGGCATGGGCTCCGCGGCCATCGCCGCCGCCGCGGCCCAGACCACCCACCCGGTGCGCCAGGGGCTCGTGTCCATGACGCAGACGTTCATCGACACCATCATCGTGGTGACCTGCACGGGCCTGGTGATCGTCACCACCGGCGTGTGGGAGCAGGGCAAGGACTTCGCCGCCACCATGACCGGTGACGCCTTCAGCCACGGCCTGCCCGGCGGCTGGGGCCACCTGATCGTGACCGTGGGCCTGGTGCTCTTCGCGTACTCCACCATCCTGGGCTGGGCGTACTATGGCGAGCGCTGCATGGAGCGGCTCTTCGGTCGCGGGGCCGTGATGCCCTACCGCGTGTTCTTCTCCGCGGTGGTGTTCGTGGGCTGCAGCGTGCCGCTGGCCATCGTGTGGTCTTTCGCGGACCTCATGAACGGGCTCATGGCCATCCCGAACCTGATCGGGCTGCTGATCCTCTCCGGGCTCGTGGCCCGGGAGACCAAGCACTACCTGCGCAACGACCCCCACCTGCGGGCGGACAAGCTGCAGATCGACGGGTTCATGGACGGCCGCCCCGGTGCGATCGACAGCTACGTGCTGCCGCAGAGCGCGGCATCGGGCGGCGTGCGCTGA
- a CDS encoding amino acid permease — MTNSSTAVSPPHAHSGPTRGLSNRHIQLIAIGGAIGTGLFMGSGRTISLAGPAVVLVYMAIGFVLFFVMRAMGEILLSNLHYKTFADFAADLIGPWAGFFVGWSYWFCWIVTAIAELVAITGYVQFWWPSVPLWLPTVAVLVVVFLLNAVSVKSFGEMEFWFALIKIVAILALIVVGAVMAVTHFTSPDGNVAQVSNLWNDGGWFPHGAMGVVAGFQIAVFAFVGVELVGTTAAEARDPRTTLPRAINSVPLRILIFYVGSLLAILVVTPWRSINPEQSPFVAMFSLAGLGAAASVVNFVVLTSAMSSSNSGVYSTSRMLFGLSAEGSAPRLFKGLNRVGVPVRALFFTALVLLLTIPVLYAGASIIEAFTLITSVASMLFIFVWSMILVSYMCFRRKHPERHAASEYKMPGGLLMCVVVLLFFAFVVWTLTTEVETATALVALPVWLVLLGISWAFVRRSESHRQAFEWFKQEVAHPESAEHADS, encoded by the coding sequence ATGACCAACAGCTCCACCGCGGTGTCGCCGCCCCACGCACACTCCGGCCCCACCCGTGGCCTGAGCAACCGTCACATCCAGCTGATCGCGATCGGCGGTGCGATCGGCACCGGGCTGTTCATGGGCTCGGGCCGCACCATCTCCCTGGCCGGTCCGGCCGTGGTCCTGGTGTACATGGCCATCGGCTTCGTCCTGTTCTTCGTGATGCGCGCGATGGGCGAGATCCTGCTGTCCAACCTGCACTACAAGACCTTCGCGGACTTCGCGGCGGACCTGATCGGGCCGTGGGCCGGGTTCTTCGTGGGCTGGTCCTACTGGTTCTGCTGGATCGTCACCGCGATCGCGGAGCTCGTGGCCATCACCGGGTACGTGCAGTTCTGGTGGCCCTCGGTGCCCCTGTGGCTGCCCACCGTGGCCGTGCTCGTGGTCGTGTTCCTGCTCAACGCGGTGAGCGTGAAGAGCTTCGGGGAGATGGAGTTCTGGTTCGCGCTCATCAAGATCGTGGCCATCCTGGCGCTGATCGTGGTGGGCGCGGTCATGGCCGTCACGCACTTCACGTCCCCGGACGGCAACGTGGCCCAGGTGTCCAACCTGTGGAACGACGGCGGCTGGTTCCCCCACGGGGCCATGGGAGTCGTCGCGGGGTTCCAGATCGCGGTGTTCGCCTTCGTGGGTGTGGAGCTCGTGGGCACCACGGCGGCCGAGGCGCGGGACCCCCGCACCACGCTGCCCCGCGCCATCAACTCCGTGCCGCTGCGCATCCTGATCTTCTACGTGGGCTCCCTGCTGGCCATCCTGGTGGTCACCCCGTGGCGCTCGATCAACCCGGAGCAGTCCCCGTTCGTGGCCATGTTCTCCCTCGCGGGCCTCGGGGCGGCCGCCTCCGTGGTGAACTTCGTGGTGCTGACCTCGGCGATGTCCTCCTCCAACTCGGGCGTGTACTCCACCTCCCGCATGCTGTTCGGGCTCTCTGCGGAGGGCAGCGCACCCCGGCTGTTCAAGGGGCTCAACCGTGTGGGAGTTCCCGTGCGGGCCCTGTTCTTCACCGCCCTGGTGCTGCTGCTGACCATCCCGGTGCTCTACGCCGGGGCCTCGATCATCGAGGCGTTCACGCTCATCACGTCCGTGGCGTCCATGCTGTTCATCTTCGTGTGGTCCATGATCCTGGTGTCATACATGTGCTTCCGCCGCAAGCACCCGGAGCGCCACGCGGCCTCCGAGTACAAGATGCCGGGCGGGCTTCTCATGTGCGTGGTGGTGCTGCTGTTCTTCGCGTTCGTGGTGTGGACGCTGACCACCGAGGTGGAGACGGCGACGGCACTCGTGGCCCTTCCCGTGTGGCTCGTGCTGCTGGGGATCTCCTGGGCCTTCGTCCGCCGCTCGGAGTCCCACCGGCAGGCCTTCGAGTGGTTCAAGCAGGAGGTCGCGCACCCGGAGTCCGCGGAGCACGCGGACTCGTAA
- a CDS encoding D-hexose-6-phosphate mutarotase encodes MTRLPEPLTLSGPHGTGAVLSYGAHAVSWAPEGHEPVLWMSSRAYSETGRALRGGVPLCFPWFGPGRTGEMEPAHGFARITEWALTEQGEDQHGDPFAEFTLTPEDVSDELRAPFPHEFAARFRMTAGRRLRLELTVTNTGSDTFEVEEALHTYLHVGDATRITLSGLDGVSYYDKVAKEQRTQVGGLRLTGETDAVFAHRGEVHVDDPALDRVLVLGKEGSDSTVVWNPWADKAVGISDFGDDEWRTMVCVEAGNVMGSPVRLAAGESHTIAQTVEVRARDSGQA; translated from the coding sequence ATGACACGACTGCCCGAACCCCTGACCCTGTCGGGCCCCCACGGCACCGGCGCCGTGCTGAGCTACGGCGCCCACGCGGTCTCCTGGGCCCCGGAGGGGCACGAGCCCGTCCTGTGGATGTCCTCGCGGGCCTACAGCGAGACCGGCCGGGCGCTGCGCGGCGGGGTGCCCCTGTGCTTCCCGTGGTTCGGCCCCGGGCGCACGGGGGAGATGGAACCCGCCCACGGCTTCGCGCGGATCACCGAGTGGGCGCTCACGGAGCAGGGCGAGGACCAGCACGGTGACCCCTTCGCGGAGTTCACCCTCACGCCCGAGGACGTCTCCGACGAGCTGCGCGCACCGTTCCCCCACGAGTTCGCCGCCCGGTTCCGGATGACCGCGGGGCGCAGGCTGCGCCTGGAGCTCACGGTCACGAACACGGGCTCCGATACCTTCGAGGTCGAGGAGGCCCTGCACACCTACCTGCACGTGGGGGACGCCACCCGGATCACGCTCTCCGGACTGGACGGCGTGTCCTACTACGACAAGGTGGCCAAGGAGCAGCGCACCCAGGTGGGCGGGCTGCGCCTCACGGGCGAGACCGACGCCGTGTTCGCCCACCGCGGCGAGGTGCACGTGGACGACCCCGCCCTGGACCGCGTGCTGGTGCTCGGCAAGGAGGGCTCGGACAGCACCGTGGTGTGGAACCCGTGGGCGGACAAGGCCGTGGGGATCAGCGACTTCGGGGACGACGAGTGGCGGACCATGGTGTGCGTCGAGGCCGGCAACGTGATGGGCTCCCCGGTGCGCCTGGCGGCGGGGGAGTCCCACACGATCGCCCAGACCGTCGAGGTGCGGGCTCGGGACTCCGGGCAGGCCTGA
- a CDS encoding alanine/glycine:cation symporter family protein, whose product MESLQSSLDTVRDLIWGPWLLLPLLFGTGVFLTFRLRGIQFRLFTKAMSLGFGRRSRAKGEKGDISSFAAMSTALAATVGTGNIVGVAAAISIGGPGALFWMWITALFGMASKYAECFLGVRFRTRDTAGQLTGGPQVYLARGIPNKFGRALSVVFAVGCVVATFGIGNMTQGNAIASNLEHSFSVPPVLTAVVLAMGTGLALVGGIQSIAKVTTYMVPLMIVLYIGSGLYIIGVNYEGIPEALRLIFTGAFTPMGATGGFVGSTVLVAMRMGAARSLFSNESGMGTASIAASIAQTSHPVRQGLVSMTQTFVDTLVVISITGFVILTTGMWTQGDTATMTSRAFATGLPGEWGGTIVTICLVLLGYSTVLGWAYYGERNVERLAGARAAIVYRVVFSVAAGLGALAPLALVWTFSDIMNGLMAIPNLIGLVMLSGLVVRETRLYLDHDPKFTATTEEINAFMGSHPGALDAQIGHEVDLTSPTPALSETGSAPTPPAITGNDAAARS is encoded by the coding sequence ATGGAATCCCTGCAAAGCAGCTTGGACACCGTTCGCGACCTGATCTGGGGGCCGTGGCTGCTCCTGCCCCTGCTCTTCGGCACGGGCGTCTTCCTCACGTTCCGCCTGCGCGGGATCCAGTTCCGCCTGTTCACCAAGGCCATGAGCCTGGGCTTCGGGCGCCGCTCGCGCGCCAAGGGCGAGAAGGGGGACATCTCCTCCTTCGCGGCCATGTCCACCGCGCTGGCCGCGACCGTGGGCACCGGCAACATCGTGGGCGTGGCCGCCGCGATCTCCATCGGCGGGCCGGGCGCGCTGTTCTGGATGTGGATCACGGCGCTGTTCGGCATGGCATCCAAGTACGCGGAGTGCTTCCTGGGCGTGCGCTTCCGCACCCGGGACACCGCCGGGCAGCTCACGGGCGGACCGCAGGTGTACCTGGCCCGCGGGATCCCCAACAAGTTCGGCCGGGCCCTGTCCGTGGTCTTCGCGGTGGGCTGCGTGGTGGCCACGTTTGGGATCGGCAACATGACCCAGGGCAACGCGATCGCGTCCAACCTGGAGCACTCCTTCAGCGTGCCGCCCGTGCTGACCGCCGTGGTGCTCGCGATGGGCACCGGGCTGGCCCTGGTGGGCGGCATCCAGTCCATCGCCAAGGTGACCACCTACATGGTGCCGCTGATGATCGTGCTCTACATCGGCTCCGGTCTCTACATCATCGGCGTGAACTACGAGGGCATCCCCGAGGCCCTGCGGCTGATCTTCACAGGTGCGTTCACCCCCATGGGCGCCACGGGCGGCTTCGTGGGCTCCACGGTGCTCGTGGCCATGCGCATGGGCGCGGCGCGCTCGCTGTTCTCCAACGAGTCCGGCATGGGCACCGCCTCAATCGCGGCGTCCATCGCCCAGACCAGCCACCCCGTGCGCCAGGGGCTCGTGTCCATGACCCAGACGTTCGTGGACACCCTGGTGGTCATCTCCATCACGGGCTTCGTGATCCTCACCACCGGCATGTGGACCCAGGGCGACACCGCCACCATGACCTCCCGGGCCTTCGCCACCGGGCTGCCGGGTGAGTGGGGCGGCACCATCGTGACCATCTGCCTGGTGCTGCTGGGCTACTCCACCGTGCTGGGCTGGGCGTACTACGGCGAGCGCAACGTGGAGCGCCTGGCGGGGGCGCGGGCGGCCATCGTGTACCGCGTGGTCTTCTCGGTCGCCGCCGGTCTCGGGGCGCTGGCCCCCCTGGCGCTCGTGTGGACGTTCTCGGACATCATGAACGGCCTCATGGCCATCCCCAACCTGATCGGGCTGGTGATGCTCTCCGGGCTGGTGGTCCGGGAGACCAGGCTCTACCTGGACCACGACCCCAAGTTCACCGCCACCACCGAGGAGATCAACGCGTTCATGGGCAGCCACCCCGGCGCCCTGGACGCGCAGATCGGCCACGAGGTGGACCTCACCTCGCCCACGCCCGCCCTCTCGGAGACGGGTTCCGCGCCCACGCCCCCGGCCATCACGGGCAACGACGCCGCCGCGCGCTCCTGA
- a CDS encoding type 1 glutamine amidotransferase domain-containing protein, translating to MDITTMKKILLVLTSQDTLGDTGEATGYNVAEAAHPWKVFRDAGYFVDFASIAGGQPPQDAVQQDDPVQVEFTQDETAKASLYNTPKVSVVDPAQYDAVYLVGGHGTMWDFTGNRDLQKLVAAVYDAGGVVGAVCHGPSGLVDVELANGVNLLSGRKVAAFTTAEEEEVGKKDTVPYLLQERLEEQGATVKVAENWEENVQVDERLVTGQNPQSAAGVAKEMTKLLTEVVREQKAQEEQSAQELRAEHDAEKAADEEEQS from the coding sequence ATGGACATCACCACCATGAAGAAGATCCTCCTGGTCCTGACCAGCCAGGACACCCTCGGGGACACGGGTGAGGCCACGGGCTACAACGTGGCCGAGGCCGCGCACCCCTGGAAGGTGTTCCGGGACGCCGGCTACTTCGTGGACTTCGCGTCCATCGCGGGCGGGCAGCCCCCGCAGGACGCCGTGCAGCAGGACGATCCCGTGCAGGTGGAGTTCACGCAGGACGAGACCGCCAAGGCCTCCCTCTACAACACCCCCAAGGTCTCGGTGGTGGACCCGGCCCAGTACGACGCCGTGTACCTGGTGGGCGGGCACGGCACCATGTGGGACTTCACGGGCAACCGGGACCTCCAGAAGCTCGTGGCCGCCGTCTACGACGCCGGCGGTGTGGTGGGCGCGGTGTGCCACGGCCCGTCCGGGCTGGTGGACGTGGAGCTGGCCAACGGCGTGAACCTGCTCTCCGGGCGGAAGGTGGCGGCCTTCACCACCGCCGAGGAGGAGGAAGTGGGCAAGAAGGACACGGTGCCCTACCTGCTGCAGGAGCGGCTCGAGGAGCAGGGGGCCACGGTCAAGGTCGCGGAGAACTGGGAGGAGAACGTCCAGGTGGACGAGCGCCTCGTCACCGGGCAGAACCCGCAGTCCGCGGCCGGCGTGGCCAAGGAGATGACCAAGCTGCTCACCGAGGTGGTCCGCGAGCAGAAGGCGCAGGAGGAGCAGTCGGCCCAGGAGCTGCGCGCGGAACACGACGCGGAGAAGGCCGCAGACGAGGAGGAGCAATCGTGA
- a CDS encoding SDR family NAD(P)-dependent oxidoreductase: MTSLALVTGASSGIGFEMASQLVAHGYDILGVGSSERIESLPQKLQEAAGDSAPTVNVIPVRADLSTAEGVALLWARYEELAMPLDVAVLNAGKSLGGSFVDTDLEDELHMLDLNVAGQVRLAKRVVRTMARQRSGRILITASLSALTPTPYESIYGPTRAFAYAFAQGLHEEMKECGVSVTALLPGATATQFHHTAGMDNTVFGSNDWKNDPAEVARQGVEAMFAGKDHVIGGDRATRRAALLNTVLPERVKARRFARDSRPQA, encoded by the coding sequence GTGACGTCCTTGGCGCTCGTCACCGGCGCATCATCCGGAATCGGGTTCGAGATGGCGTCGCAGCTCGTGGCCCACGGGTACGACATCCTGGGCGTGGGCTCGAGCGAGCGGATCGAGTCCCTGCCGCAGAAGTTGCAGGAGGCTGCGGGCGATTCCGCTCCGACGGTCAATGTCATCCCCGTGCGCGCGGACCTCAGCACCGCGGAGGGAGTGGCGCTGCTCTGGGCCCGCTACGAAGAACTTGCCATGCCCCTGGACGTGGCGGTCCTCAACGCAGGCAAGAGCCTGGGTGGTTCGTTCGTGGACACGGACCTCGAGGACGAGCTGCACATGTTGGATCTCAACGTCGCGGGCCAGGTGCGGCTCGCCAAGCGCGTGGTGCGCACTATGGCGCGGCAGCGTTCGGGCAGGATCCTGATCACCGCGTCCCTCTCCGCGCTGACTCCCACTCCCTACGAATCCATCTACGGGCCCACGCGCGCCTTCGCATACGCCTTCGCGCAGGGGCTGCATGAGGAGATGAAGGAGTGCGGGGTGTCCGTGACAGCCCTGCTTCCCGGCGCCACGGCCACACAGTTCCACCACACCGCGGGGATGGACAACACGGTCTTCGGCTCGAACGACTGGAAGAACGACCCGGCCGAGGTCGCCCGCCAGGGTGTGGAGGCCATGTTCGCGGGCAAGGACCACGTCATCGGCGGGGACCGGGCCACACGCCGCGCTGCCCTGCTCAACACGGTCCTGCCCGAGCGGGTCAAGGCGCGTCGCTTCGCGAGGGACAGCAGACCGCAGGCGTGA
- a CDS encoding SDR family NAD(P)-dependent oxidoreductase, which translates to MSEFTSRVALVTGAASGIGAAIAKDLARRGAKVVVTDIDATGVDDVVQAIMAAGGDAAGIRQDVASRDDAQAAVDFAVQTYGGLHYAVNNAGVGGQAEALGETDIAAWERTVAIDLNGVAYGMHAQLPVIEQHGGGAVVNVGSIHSTVATMMGNSAYTTAKHGLVGLTRQTGVDYAQRGIRVNAVGPAYIDTPLLENLPPQVLAELIAKHPMGRLGTPEEVAQLTAFLLSDAASFITGSYYLVDGGYTAV; encoded by the coding sequence ATGTCAGAGTTCACATCCCGAGTAGCACTGGTCACCGGAGCGGCTTCGGGGATCGGCGCGGCGATCGCGAAGGATCTGGCGCGCCGCGGCGCCAAGGTGGTGGTCACGGACATCGATGCCACGGGCGTCGACGACGTGGTGCAGGCCATCATGGCCGCCGGTGGTGATGCCGCGGGCATTCGCCAGGACGTCGCCAGCAGGGACGACGCGCAGGCCGCCGTGGACTTCGCGGTCCAGACATACGGCGGGCTGCACTACGCCGTGAACAATGCTGGTGTGGGCGGGCAGGCCGAGGCGCTGGGGGAGACCGACATCGCCGCCTGGGAGCGCACGGTGGCCATCGACCTCAACGGGGTGGCCTACGGGATGCACGCCCAGCTGCCGGTGATCGAGCAGCACGGGGGTGGGGCCGTCGTGAACGTGGGCTCCATCCACTCCACCGTGGCCACCATGATGGGCAACTCCGCCTACACCACCGCCAAGCACGGCCTGGTGGGTCTCACCAGGCAGACCGGTGTGGACTACGCCCAGCGGGGGATCCGCGTGAACGCCGTGGGCCCCGCGTACATCGACACCCCGCTGCTGGAGAACCTGCCGCCGCAGGTACTTGCGGAGCTGATTGCCAAGCACCCCATGGGGCGGCTGGGCACCCCCGAGGAGGTCGCGCAGCTGACCGCGTTCCTGCTCTCGGACGCCGCATCCTTCATCACCGGGTCCTACTACCTGGTGGACGGCGGGTACACCGCCGTCTGA
- a CDS encoding DEAD/DEAH box helicase, whose product MSHSFEDLGVPEALSADLARVGITEAFPIQEKTLPDSLAGRDVLGRGRTGSGKTVAFALPLVARLAGMAPGASRASRRAHRPTGLVLAPTRELATQIDRTVAPLAKAAGLNTTVIFGGVSQKRQEKALADGVDIVVACPGRLEDLIKQGLLTLDDVRVTVLDEADHMADMGFLPVVTRILAKTPKGSQRLLFSATLDNGVDVLVKKFLQDPVLHSADNAQAAVTTMDHQVLVTHADDKQALIEALASGTGRRMMFTRTKYRAKKMAKKLSQAGIPAVDLQGNLSQGARDRNLGAFSDGDVRVLVATDVAARGVHVDDVELVVHIDPPAEHKSYLHRSGRTARAGASGAVITIATTEERSDVDKLMKKAGVKPRVDEVRPDSEVVKELVGERAERVAPTAAPAVTQPGGGRGSGGRSGGRSSGGRSGGQRQGGSRQSGGRSGSAGRSGKGGGQQGQGSGRPSGGRSGTNRSDAGRGGNGGRSATTRRSGGDAAGPGAARSSSPRGARGGAADRVPDRAMAAAQRRRESNRSGQSAR is encoded by the coding sequence TTGTCTCATTCTTTCGAAGACCTCGGTGTGCCCGAGGCGCTTTCCGCCGATCTCGCCCGCGTGGGCATCACGGAAGCTTTCCCCATCCAAGAGAAGACCCTCCCCGACTCGCTGGCCGGTCGGGACGTGCTCGGCCGCGGCCGCACGGGCTCCGGCAAGACGGTGGCGTTCGCGCTGCCGCTCGTGGCGCGGCTCGCCGGCATGGCCCCGGGTGCGTCCCGCGCGTCCCGCCGCGCGCACCGCCCCACCGGCCTGGTGCTGGCTCCCACGCGCGAGCTCGCCACGCAGATTGACCGCACCGTGGCCCCGCTGGCCAAGGCCGCCGGGCTGAACACCACCGTGATCTTCGGCGGTGTGTCCCAGAAGCGCCAGGAGAAGGCGCTCGCGGACGGCGTGGACATCGTGGTGGCCTGCCCCGGTCGTCTCGAGGACCTCATCAAGCAGGGCCTGCTCACACTTGACGACGTCCGCGTCACCGTGCTGGACGAGGCCGACCACATGGCGGACATGGGCTTCCTGCCCGTGGTCACCCGGATCCTCGCCAAGACCCCCAAGGGCTCGCAGCGGCTGCTGTTCTCCGCCACGCTGGACAACGGAGTGGACGTGCTGGTCAAGAAGTTCCTCCAGGACCCCGTCCTGCACTCGGCGGACAACGCCCAGGCCGCGGTGACCACCATGGACCACCAGGTCCTGGTCACCCACGCGGACGACAAGCAGGCCCTGATCGAGGCGCTCGCCTCCGGCACCGGGCGGCGCATGATGTTCACGCGCACCAAGTACCGCGCGAAGAAGATGGCCAAGAAGCTCAGCCAGGCCGGCATCCCCGCCGTGGATCTGCAGGGCAACCTCTCCCAGGGCGCGCGTGACCGCAACCTGGGCGCGTTCTCCGACGGCGACGTCCGGGTCCTCGTTGCCACGGACGTCGCCGCGCGCGGCGTGCACGTGGACGACGTCGAGCTGGTCGTGCACATCGACCCGCCCGCCGAGCACAAGTCCTACCTCCACCGCTCCGGGCGCACCGCCCGCGCTGGTGCTTCCGGTGCCGTGATCACCATCGCGACCACCGAGGAGCGCTCGGACGTGGACAAGCTCATGAAGAAGGCCGGCGTCAAACCCCGCGTGGACGAGGTGCGTCCGGACTCGGAGGTCGTGAAGGAGCTCGTGGGTGAGCGTGCCGAGCGCGTGGCACCCACCGCGGCCCCCGCGGTCACCCAGCCCGGCGGCGGCCGCGGATCCGGCGGGCGCTCGGGTGGTCGTTCCTCGGGTGGCCGCTCCGGTGGCCAGCGCCAGGGCGGGTCCCGTCAGAGCGGTGGACGTTCCGGCTCGGCCGGGCGCTCCGGCAAGGGTGGCGGCCAGCAGGGCCAGGGCTCCGGCCGTCCCTCTGGCGGCCGCTCCGGTACGAACCGCTCCGACGCCGGGCGCGGTGGCAACGGCGGCCGGTCCGCCACCACCCGCCGCTCGGGTGGCGACGCCGCCGGGCCCGGTGCCGCGCGCAGCTCCTCCCCGCGAGGCGCGCGCGGCGGCGCCGCGGACCGGGTGCCGGATCGCGCCATGGCGGCGGCGCAGCGTCGTCGTGAGAGCAACCGCTCGGGGCAGTCGGCGCGCTGA
- a CDS encoding HAD family hydrolase — MSYPLAVLFDHDGTLVNTEPQWAVAKRKVAERYGQSWSVADDHATLGGTVQDAARTFVDRGAPDSVEDITRQLAEHVIGSMDEEIPFLPGIRSLLRELADAGIPAAIVTNALTSVARHTAAGAPEVLTRIVSHDDVTHAKPDPEPYLRGAELLGVAPRDCVAVEDSEPGVRSAVAAGMTVVVVPGDKPVPEGPHRVFVTAHEDVTLDFLRSLTPPA; from the coding sequence ATGAGCTATCCCCTCGCCGTGCTCTTCGACCACGACGGCACCCTGGTGAACACCGAGCCCCAGTGGGCGGTGGCCAAACGGAAGGTCGCCGAACGCTACGGCCAGAGCTGGAGCGTCGCGGACGACCACGCCACCCTGGGCGGCACCGTCCAGGACGCCGCGCGCACGTTCGTGGACCGGGGCGCCCCGGACTCGGTGGAGGACATCACCCGGCAGCTGGCCGAGCACGTGATCGGGAGCATGGACGAGGAGATCCCGTTCCTCCCGGGCATCCGCTCCCTGCTGCGGGAGCTGGCGGACGCCGGCATCCCCGCAGCCATCGTGACCAATGCCCTGACCTCGGTGGCGCGGCACACCGCGGCCGGCGCCCCGGAGGTCCTCACACGCATCGTCTCCCACGACGACGTCACCCACGCCAAGCCCGATCCCGAGCCGTACCTGCGCGGTGCCGAGCTGCTCGGCGTGGCGCCCCGCGACTGCGTGGCCGTGGAGGACTCCGAGCCCGGCGTGCGCAGCGCCGTGGCCGCGGGCATGACCGTGGTGGTGGTCCCCGGGGACAAGCCCGTCCCGGAGGGGCCACACCGCGTGTTCGTGACCGCGCACGAGGACGTCACCCTGGACTTCCTGCGCTCCCTCACCCCGCCGGCCTGA
- a CDS encoding HAD family hydrolase, which yields MSAADFPRAVLFDHDGTLVDTEPLWETGKQRIVAAHGGEWTDRDTWDTLGEPLAATVQRLSELGVPGSPEEVFREFYEVLEDVLAKNPPTFIPGIRPLLADLDRAGIPAAIVTNATSEVARYTAGLAPDNLFRVIIGDEEVAQGVTPKPDPDAYLEAARRLGVDPRACVVVEDSPSGAAAGVAAGIVTVVVPGVQQVPEGPGVVHVPEHSAVTLDLLRSLDPRD from the coding sequence ATGAGCGCCGCAGACTTCCCCCGAGCCGTCCTGTTCGACCACGACGGCACCCTCGTGGACACCGAGCCCCTGTGGGAGACCGGCAAGCAGCGGATCGTGGCCGCCCACGGCGGCGAGTGGACCGACCGGGACACCTGGGACACCCTGGGCGAGCCCCTGGCCGCCACGGTGCAGCGGCTGTCCGAGCTGGGCGTCCCCGGCTCGCCGGAGGAGGTCTTCCGCGAGTTCTACGAGGTGCTGGAGGACGTCCTCGCGAAGAACCCTCCCACGTTCATCCCCGGCATCCGGCCGCTGCTGGCGGACCTGGACCGGGCCGGCATCCCGGCGGCCATCGTCACGAACGCCACCTCGGAGGTGGCGCGCTACACCGCCGGGCTGGCCCCGGACAACCTGTTCCGGGTGATCATCGGGGACGAGGAGGTGGCGCAGGGCGTCACCCCCAAACCGGACCCGGACGCGTACCTGGAAGCGGCCAGGCGCCTGGGCGTGGACCCCCGCGCCTGCGTGGTGGTCGAGGACTCCCCGTCCGGCGCCGCCGCGGGAGTGGCCGCGGGCATCGTCACCGTGGTGGTTCCCGGGGTTCAGCAGGTCCCGGAGGGGCCGGGGGTCGTGCACGTCCCGGAGCACTCCGCCGTGACCCTCGACCTGCTGCGCTCCCTCGACCCCCGCGACTGA